DNA from Aphelocoma coerulescens isolate FSJ_1873_10779 chromosome 4A, UR_Acoe_1.0, whole genome shotgun sequence:
AAAGAGGCTCCTCACTGAGCACGATGCTCCTTTCTCCAGCTTCATCTCCAGGCAGGGACATCacactgggatttttgggatgctCACACGGAATGGGGGACTGACCTAGGGGAATATCTATGGAGAGCAGGACGGGGCCGTCGGGAAGTTCATCCCACACATGGTCCAGGACACAGCCGGAGTCACACGTGTGGCCCCCCACACGGTCCCCCCCGATCTGCAGGTCAGGATAGTTCTGGTAAATGCTGTTGCATGGCCAGGATCTGTACAAATCCACCCGGTCCAGGCTTCCTCCTCTCTTGGGGATATGTAAAGCTGGGGATGCAGTTCCTTTAGCCAGCATTTCCTGACCTTTTGGGGGCTCCTTTTCTATGGATCCCGATCGAGGGCCGCTCCCAGCTTCCACTTTGCTGCTTCTGGCAGAGAGCTCCCCCTGCTTCTCACATCCATCAGCAAAGCCTTTAATTTTTGGGATGTCTACAAGTTTCTGTCTCCAGATTCCCTCTTTAGCCTTTTGGGATGCAGGAGATTTGCGAGGCTTATCTGGATGACAGTTTTCTTTATAGATGAGCCTTGTTAGGATGCCTTCTGCCAGCATGGTGACAAGTGAGAGCAACAGGGATCACCAGAGTTCCATGGAGCCCCAGGACTGAAAGACAGGCACAATACAACAACAACGACTATTATATAATAATTAtatcattattattactattattattattaatgaaCAATGCACTTCTCACAAAGacagtgatttttctttctctctcaagcatttatttttagcaAACATTAAACTGCATGCTTTTCCTCTTTACCATGTCCACAAAAATCATTCTGAAGATACAGGGAGGGCATTAATCAGCTGCTTCATCTGTAACATCCCTTCTGCTCCCAGGTCTCTTCTGCGTCATGGCTACTTGAGACAGATTGTACTTTATAAGCTGTAAAAATCAGCAAAATCATTTTACTTGTCAGTATCAATACCATCAGTAATCAATCAATGTTTTCCATTAAAAGACAACAATTTCCAAGAGCTAAAGAGGTGacatagaaaagaaataaagattaaATTCATATTTAGAGGTTGTTTCTGACTGGAGCCCTCCTGTGAGGTGCCAAGGAGCTTCAAAAGATACTGAGAGTTCTGCAACTGTATTCAAAATGCAGATCAAATGTATTTGGAGTCCCTCTTAACGATGAACTTAAAAGACATAAATAGTTAATTTGCCTTCCCCAACAGTGATAATAGTGAAGAGATAAGTGGCTCAAAATAATTTACTACATTTAATGATTCCTTATCATTCCTTCCCAATTCATTGACTGTTAAAATCAATGGGAATCTTCACACTAAGAGTGTGACCTGAACTCCCTGAAGAGATCATCACCGCTGCTTTTATGGAGGAATGGGAAACATGAACCTAAGAAAATCATTCAGTTCTTCAAATATCCTTTTAATCTCTCGTAATCAAAGTATCCACATACCCAAAGGGTGCTTGTGGCTCAACACTTTTCACCATACCTGTACACACTGGTATATTTGAAACTCGCTACACTGGGTCACTTTTCAATCCCAGTGCTCCTTCCAGGAGATATTCTAAAACTTCAGTTATTTGAGAGACAGAAATTTTCACCTTCCCCATGAAATTTACACGTTAGTACAGCACaactgtttgatttttttatttttgtggggttctttattttggggttttttatttttccctccctGAAGCTGAAAGTAATATTGGAATTTTGAGGCCAAAACaggcaggaaaggcaggagaCCTGGTTACCTACAGAGTTATTTACATATGCAAAAAGCAGGGTAACACCTTCTTCAGCACTTCAGGGACTTGATAAACCAATCTCGAAAAAAAGATGAATACTTGGCAGTCCAAATCTTGCTAAAGGTCGATGGAATTTGGAATGCTGTGTGCCTTGTAGGATGTGGGTAACCAGGTCCTTATGCTGGTCTGTAGGACCTCAAGGtacccagctccttccctgctgatTAATTTTGGTTTATTGCTTTGAAAGTGCTCATGAAGAGCTAAAATATGGTAATCTTGGAAAAATTGATCCCTTCCAAATAAAGTAAGTGGTTCCCGTGCTCTggaacaaagaaaggaaaagagaaaggcacaaaaagtcCAACTTACCAAGCCCAGTCGGGTCCGAGGAGGATTTCCCCGAGCCCAGAGCTCTCCTGCtacagctgctgggagagggcaGATGGTTACACACTCTTTCCTCACTGCCGTCTGTGCAGAAAAAGTCTGACGCACTCATGATGCAGTTCCCCGGCTCTTTTTCCTCATAAAACAGAAGTGACCCCACTGGGAAAGGGTGCGGTTTTTGAACACAAAGCGAGGGCTAAGTCTAAAAGAGGATGTCTGAAAATGAATTGAGATGTTTCTGACCACAGTACggtgctgaggagctgctgcctgccagagcagggcacggggaggagcagagggccagggctgtgctgggcggAACAAGTTCAGAACCAAATTCCACTTCCATCCGCAGGAGCTCGGTGCTGCTCAGCTGACTTGTGGACTTACACCACTTCCCCTCTGGAAACACGCAGCTAAATTTAGAGTCTTGTGATGTGCCACTGATAGGAAAGAAGTTGGCAACTTCCTTCCATCCGTTTTTTGATTAAATACCCTGTGTCTATAAAATGCAAACATGACAATGTGCCAATCTGAAAGCAGCAGCCAATGGACAGCTCTGCGCAATCG
Protein-coding regions in this window:
- the LOC138110183 gene encoding TLR adapter interacting with SLC15A4 on the lysosome-like, with translation MLAEGILTRLIYKENCHPDKPRKSPASQKAKEGIWRQKLVDIPKIKGFADGCEKQGELSARSSKVEAGSGPRSGSIEKEPPKGQEMLAKGTASPALHIPKRGGSLDRVDLYRSWPCNSIYQNYPDLQIGGDRVGGHTCDSGCVLDHVWDELPDGPVLLSIDIPLGQSPIPCEHPKNPSVMSLPGDEAGERSIVLSEEPLSNSTLNNYMEAKVAELYKQFFEESLARCGSITNLLTGSWIRNSLDQISVQISQEQNIETSKARGALLNSLALFSSRNAPNRNSSEFSTPNLQISNTVGAKWSCRMEFTS